From Punica granatum isolate Tunisia-2019 chromosome 1, ASM765513v2, whole genome shotgun sequence:
CAAACTTGCTTctagctgctgctgctggggCTTGCACTGCCATTGTAACTCAGGTTAGAAACATCTTTAGTGGCAAGCGAGCTTTGAAAGATTAGTCTTGAGTGGATATTTGGGAGgagaaaatgatttttttccccccgAAACTGTACCATGATTACTGAAAACATATCCTATTGTGGATGAATTCATATATTGTAATCTTACACTGATCTGATTGGTTGATTATCAAGTAGCCCCTTGATACAGCTTCTGCGAGGATGCAAACTAGCGAGTTTGGAAAATCAAAGAGCCTCTGGAGGACTCTTACAGAGGGAAGCTGGCATGATGCCTTCGATGGACTTGGAATCAATCTTCTGCTGACTTCAAATCCTGCTATACAGGTACAGTGCATCGAGTTAAATTTGATTCTGAGTTCATTGCCTCTTATATTTGGTGAATGGAGAGAGAAGGATTAGATTGAGACTAAAGTTGTTTATAAACTTGCAGTACACAGTATTCGATCAGCTGAAATTGCGACTTctgaaaagaaatcaaaatgaaGGGGACAAGGGTTCCTCCCCAGTGGCCCTGTCCGCATTTTCAGCTTTCATGTTGGGTGCTATTTCGAAGACCATTGCCACCATTTTGACATACCCTGCTATCAGGTAATAGCGCCTTTTCGGGCATTGTTGGTATTGATCATCCTAGGAAGTAGGGACAGGAATCAGTATCATGAAGAATTCCTATATGAGGACTTCGCAGAGAATGATTGGTTACTCAGTATCAACATTTTCATCCTTGATGAAAGCGTGAAGTATTACCTTATGAATTTACCCATATGGCACTGTACCATCAATGTCAAGCTTCTAATGGTTTACATGATGGACAAGTTGGCTCTTCTAGAGCACCCGATAACGAATCTAATTTGAGCTTCTATGATTCAGGCAAAATCACATGACAATGTCCTGCAATTTGATCATCACTAGCGAGGGTAGTGGGATAATATCTGATATATGACGGTTCATGTAGGATTAAGATCCTTTGCCAATGTCTAGCTTGAACTCATTGGGTTGTTTCATATAGTTAGATTAATGGCACCTTAGCTGTTACGTCTACGCTTTACATATTTGCATAAAATGCCAGGGTTTACATATTATTTTACCCTTTTGTAGTCGAAATCCTTGAGGCTTGTATTGAACTTTATCAGAAATCATCGTGCAGGTGTAAGATCATGATTCAAGCTGCAGAGTCGGCTGAGGGAAAGGACAAGAAAGCCCGACCATCCAAAACCCGTAAGAGCATCCCGCAGGTGGCACTCTGGATCATGAAAGGAGAGGGACCGCTGGGATTCTTCAAGGGACTGCGAGCGCAGATCCTGAAAACGGTGCTTAGTTCCGCCTTGCTTCTGATGATCAAGGAGAAGATCAACGCAACAACATGGGTTCTGATCCTTGCGGTCCAAAAGTCTCTGCTGCTCACCAGGGCCAGTAGTAGAAGACTAAAGGGTGCCTGATAGTGTGGTAATGTGGACGGCAATATGTACTATGAATCGCATACATGTTGTTGTTCGAAAGCTGTGGTATAGGACTGCGCAGGATGTGAGGGAGCTTTGGGATGACCCATGATGGGTTGGCTCATGTTGATAAGTGGTACCATAAGGGAATAGTTGGAATGTGGGGTTCTTTCGGTTGCTCTGAGGGGATAATAATGTGTCCCTTATGCTTATTTGTTGTAAAATCTCAATAAGGGTGAACCAAC
This genomic window contains:
- the LOC116187393 gene encoding peroxisomal adenine nucleotide carrier 1, translated to MGVDLESLSEATSGAIGSLLSTTILYPLDTCKTKYQAEVRVAHGQQKYRNLSDVLKEAISNRQVLSLYQGLGTKNLQSFIAQFVYFYGYSYFKRLYLEKSGSKSVGTKANLLLAAAAGACTAIVTQPLDTASARMQTSEFGKSKSLWRTLTEGSWHDAFDGLGINLLLTSNPAIQYTVFDQLKLRLLKRNQNEGDKGSSPVALSAFSAFMLGAISKTIATILTYPAIRCKIMIQAAESAEGKDKKARPSKTRKSIPQVALWIMKGEGPLGFFKGLRAQILKTVLSSALLLMIKEKINATTWVLILAVQKSLLLTRASSRRLKGA